CGTCGCGCAAGCCGCCGCGAGGACGGCGAACATGACGGGTCCATGTCACATCCCACCCGGCGCCCCCACAAGACCCCCATTCCGGCCAAGCTCCGACCCGGCCCCCTGCGGGCCCCGGCCACCTCAGCCCCGCCGGGCCACCCCCACCCCCGCCGGGCCACCCTCAGCCCCGCCGGCGTTTGAGGCGCGGGTCCGGGCAGAGCCCGGGGCGGCCCGCAAGGGCCGTCGTCCCCTGCGGGGCCCCTGGGGCTCCGCCCCAGACCCCACGCCTCAAACGCCGGCGAGGCTGGGGGTTGCGGCAGCACCCGGGCTCTGCCCGGACCGGCGCCTCAAACGCCGGCGAGGCTGAGGGTGGCGGCAGCACCCGGGCCCCGCCCAGACCCGCGCCTCAAACGCCGGCGAGGCTGAAGTGGCCCAGTTCACCGGCGAGGCCGAGACGGCTCAGGCAGGACAGGCTGTCCGAGGAGGACGGATGACGAAGAGCAGCGGGGGCGGCAGCCGGAACAGCCCCATCAGGCACGGCTTCCCGCACCTCACCACCATCCGCAGCGCGCTGAGCGCCCTGCACCGCCGCCTGTCGACCACCGGCATCCACGCGTACGCAACGGCCTTCGCCCCCACCGACGCCGCCTTCCCCGACACCGACGACCTGCACCTCGGCGCCCACCGCGTGGCCTCCGCCATGGTCCGCCACTTCCGGCTCCCCGACGCCCGGATGATCATCAGCTTCCGGGAGATGGAGCACGCGGCCACCGTCGAACTCACCGCCGGGCCCGAGTACTTCATCGAGGTCAACGACCGCTTCCGCACGCACCGGCGCGATCTGGCCGCCGCCCTCTCGCACGAGGTCACGCACGTCCTGCTGCACCGCCTCGGCCTCGGTTTTCCCGACACCGCCGACAACGAGATCCTCACCGACACCGCCGCCGCCTACCTCGGGGCGGGCTGGCTGCTGCTGGACGCCTACCGCGAGGACGCGCTCACCCACCAGAAGCTCGGCTATCTGACCCCGGAGGAGTTCGGGTACGTACTCGCCAAGCGCGGGGAGTTGCTGGGTGAGGACCTCTCAACCTGGTTCACCAGCCCCCAGGCGTACGAGGCTTACGTACGCGGACGCGAGGAGGCCCGCCGGGACTGGCGCCGGGCCCCGCTGGCCGGGGCGGGCCTGCTGGAGCGGCGGCGCTATGCGAGGGACAAGCGGGCCGGGCAGCCGGTCAGTTTCCCCTGCCCGGTGTGCGGGCAGCGGCTGCGCGTCCCGGTGCGCGGGCGGCTGCGGGCGCGCTGCGGGGTGTGCCACACGGTGCTGGAGTGCGACACCTGAGCCGCAACCCCGGCCCGGCCGGGGCCACATGCCTCCGCAGCCTCCCCCGCAGCCCCCGCCGCACCCGGCTCACGCGTCCGAGCACCCGCATCCGCACCCGTCACCCCCGCCCCCGCAGCCGTCGCCGTCCTCATCGCCCGGCCCGCGCAGCGGAGGGCTGCCCCGGCTCCGGCTCGCCAGCCAGCCGAGCACGAAGAAGGCGACGAACGACGCCAGGACACCCCACATGATGATGGCGTTCGTGCTCATGTGCGGGGTGTGCCCGGCCGCCCGCCCCGGAACACCCCCCTCCGCGGCTTCCGCCGAGCGGATCCTCCCCGAAGGGGCGACAATGATCTCATCGCCCCTCTGACCTTCGGTGAAAATCCACGTCGAGGTGTTCGATGAAACCGAACTCTTTCGCGACGGCGGTTGCGCTTCTCTGTGGCCTTTTCATGACGGGCCCGACCTCGGCCGTTTCCGCATACGCACTCACGGCTTCAGGGCCTGCTTCAGATGTGAAATCCCCCGAGAAGTCACCCACATGCCCTTCACAGAACGCTCCGCCCGGCACGGGCTCGCAGATAAGCGACGCCGACGCCGCCAATATCGTCCGTGCGCACAACGACGCACGCCGCGAGGCCATCCAAAAATTCCATCCCGGCCTTCCGCTGGTTTCTGTGACATGGGATGCCAAGCTCGCCTGTGACGCGCAGGCTTGGGCCGATGACCCCGCATCCAGCCAGGGCGGCGGGCTCCACCACAGCAGCCGTGCCACGAATGGCAACGAGGGCGAGAACCTTTTCAACGCTTTCCCCGGGCCGGCGCAGCCCATGATGGCACTGGACCCCTCAGTGGGCTTCAGCTGGATATCCGAGAAAGCCAAGTTCGACGCCGACACTAACGCCCCGGTCAACAGCAACTCGGCCTCCGGAACCAATTTCCACGCATGGGGTCATTACTCCCAGATGGTGTGGATGGCCCCCGAGTCGCCCACCACCACGGTCGGTTGTGGCGTGAAGGAAGACGTACCCGTGGCGAACAGCACGGGGTGGATTCTGGTCTGCCGGTACAGCGCCGCAGGCAACATCAACACGCAGCGGGCCATTCCGACCGGCGGCGGCCCGGTTCCACCGGCACCGTCATCCAAAGCGCCCTTCCGTGGCACCAGCGCTGTGTCGCAGCGGGATGGTCATCTGGACGTCTTCTGGATCGGCCCCGACGGCTCCGTCAGAACCGACTGGTGGGACGGCGCCAACGCAGCAGGCGCCTGGTCCGGCCACACCTCCTTCAACATCGCACCCCCCAACAGCGCAGCCCCCAACTCAGCGATTACCACCGTGTCCCAGAAAGCCGGCCACCTGGACGTCTTCTGGATCGGCCCCGACGGCTCCGTCAGAACCGACTGGTGGGACGGCGCCAACGCAGCAGGCGCCTGGTCCGGCCACACCTCCTTCAACATCGCACCCCCCAACAGCGCGGCCCCCAACTCAGCCATCAGCGCCGTGTCCCAGAAGGACGGCCACCTCGACGTCTTCTGGATCGGCCCCGACGGCTCGATCAGAACCGACTGGTGGGACGGCGGCAATGCAGCCGGCGCCTGGGCTGGCCACGGCTCCTTCAACATCGCACCGGCCAACAGCGCAGCCCCCACATCAGGAATCACCACCGTGTCGCAGCGGGATGGTCATCTGGATGTGTTCTGGGTCGGCCCCGACGGCTCCGTGAGAACCGACTGGTGGGACGGCGGCAGCGCAGCAGGCGCCTGGGGCGGACATGGCTCCTTCAACATCGCCCCCGCCAACAGCGCGGCCCCCAATTCAGCGATAACCACCGTGTCCCAGAAAGCCGGCCACCTCGACGTCTTCTGGATCGGCCCCGACGGCTCCGTCAGAACCCACTGGTGGGACGGCGCCAATGCAGCCGGCGCCTGGGCAGGCCATGGCTCCTTCAACATCGCACCGGCCAATAGCGCGGCCCCCACATCAGGAATCACCACCGTGTCCCAGAAAAACGGCCACCTGGACGTCTTCTGGATCGGCCCCGACGGCTCCGTCAGAACCCACTGGTGGGACGGCGGCAGCGCAGCAGGCGCCTGGTCCGGCCACGGCTCCTTCAACATCGCACCCCCCAACAGCGCCACCCCCAACTCAGCGATCAGCGCCGTATCCCAGAAAGAAGGCCACCTCGACGTCTTCTGGATCGGCACCGACGGATCCATCGGAACCGACTGGTGGGACGGCGCCAGCGCAGCAGGCGCCTGGTCCGGCCACGGCTCCTTCAACATCGCACCCCCCAACAGCGCAGCCCCGCAGTAGCGCAGGGAGGGTCCATGGCGACTGTCGAGAACAGAACCACTGGTGAACCGGCTTTCCACGGATTGTCCGACGGCGACAGCATCGCGGTCTTCGGCCAGGGCGGATCCGTAGGCGTCCGCGGAGACGGCGGCACGTGGCACGGCGTCGCCGGCATCAGTTCGAGCACGACCGGAGGCGCCGGGGTCCACGGCAGCAACACCGGGGCGAGAACAAGGCCGACGGCTCGGGAGTCGTCGGGCAGAGCCTCAACGGCGCGGGCGTGTTCGGCACCAGCAAGCACGGTCCCGCAGGAGTGTTCCAGGGGAGGGTGGCGGTCAACGGCGACCTCGAAGTCACCGGGGACATCCGGCTCGTCGGCGGCGACCTCGCCGAGCTCTTCGAGACGCGGCCCGCGGCCGCCTGCGAACCGGGCACCCTCATGAGCCTCGACGAGGACGGCCGGATCGCACCGAGCGACCGCGCCTACGACAAGAGGGCCATCGGGATCGTCGCCGGAGCCGGCACCTACCGGCCGGGGATGATCCTCGACTCCGGATGCGGTGAGGGCGCCCGGCCCATCGCCATGGTGGGCAAGACCTACTGCCGGGTCGACGCCTCCTTCGGGGCGATCGAGGTGGGCGACCTCCTCACCTCGTCCCCGACCCCGAGGACCCCGACGAAGTCTGGATCGAGTTCCCGACCGGCCCCGTCACCGGCCCCATGGACGGCCGCGCGGTCCGGGAAGTCGACCTGCCCGCGAACGTGGTCCAGCGGTACGCCGGCACCGTGCTGGGCGGCTCCGTGGCAACATTTTCTGGGGGCCGGTGGACCAGCCCCGGCTCCACACCCACAACATCGTTCCGCACGGGGCGAACTACTCGGGGACGTTCACCACGGACCAGCCGCTGCGGCCCCGTACGGCGTACCGGTTCACCGTGCAGGTCACCAACGGCTTCGAGCACCGGACCGTCCCGTCCGAGGCCACCGTCACCAGCGCCGCGAACATCATCTCGGTGCGCCAGTTCCTCGGCGCGAGCGGGGTTCCCACCCCAACCGGCCTGCGCGGCCCCCTGCACGGCGCGCACAGCCTGCGAGGCGCCATGGGCTGACGTCCAAAAAAAGCTCGGGCGATGGACAACATGATGGGCCGGCTGCGGTTCAGCGAGTGGGTGTAGTGGGTAGTGATACCCCGTCGCATGAGTGGACACCGGACCCGACCTCCCGCCAGGGGGCCGGGTCCGGTCCGTTTGCCCGGGCCGTCACATTCGGCCGCCGGGATCCGTCAGTGAGGTGGCACCGACCCACCGGTGGACCGACGGAAGGACATCACCATGCTGACCAACATCATGTACGTCACGCTCTACGTCACCGACCAGGACCGCGCGCTGAGCTTCTACACGGAGCAGCTCGGCCTGGAGAAGCGCATCGACTACCCGGGACCCGACGGCCGCTTCCTCACCGTGGCCGTCCCGGGCAGCCCGGTGGAACTCATCCTGTGGTCCCACGCGGCGGCCGCGGGCCAGCCGGCCGAGGTGGTGCCGAACACCACGCCCGGCCCGGTCATCCTCGAATCGGACGACCTGCTGGAGGACTTCAAGGTGCTCCGCGACCGCGGGGTCACCTTCGACCGGGCTGAACCGGAGTCGTACCCGTACGGCGTCCGCATCGAGGCCGTGGACCCCGACGGCAACCGCATCTCCCTGCGCCAGCGCGGCTAGAGAGCCTCGACGAAGGCCGCGAAGGCGGTGCGGCCGACGGTGAACACGGGGCCGTTCGGGACCTTGGAGTCCCGAACGGCCACGAGGTGTGGCTGGGGGGCGACCTCGACGCAGTCGCCGCCAGTGTTGCCGCTGTACGAAGCCTTGCGCCAGGCGGCGGGGCCGAGCGGGGCGCATTCGACGCAGTCGCCGCCACCGGAGCCGCTGTACGACGCCTTACGCCATTGCGCACCCGCCAGGTTCAGGGTGGTATCCATAGCGCTCCTCCACTACTCGGGCAATAAGTGCCGCCGAGTCCTCCACTGAGAGCGCGTCGGCCTGCAAGCGAGCGTAACCGACCGAACGCTCCTTGATCACTTGCGGGTTGGCGGTCATGTGCCCGATGTCGTAGCTCTCGGCGTAGAAGAGGTCAGGGTCACTATCGAAGCGCAGGAGGTTGAACGACCCACGAGTTGCGCTGTGTTGGCCGGTCGAGAAGGGAAGCACCTGGATCTGCAGCCACTGCCGGTCACGGAAGGTCAACAGGTGGCGGAGTTGCTCTCGCATCACGTCCCGGCCTCCGACCTCCCGGAGCAGCGTCGCCTCGTCCAGCACGACCCAGACCGCAGGCGGGCACTCCTGATCCAGGATGCGCTGCCGGTCCAACCGGGCCGCGACGAGGTCGTCGAGGTTCTTGGGCCGGTCGGCGCCCAGCACCGCGCGCGCGTAGGCCTCCGTCTGCAGCAGCCCGTACACCACCTGAGCCTGGTAGGTGGAGATGTACGCCGCCCTCGCCTCCAGCTTGGCGTACGCCTGGAACCAGGACGGCAGCTGGCTCCTCAATACCAGCCCCACCAGGCGGCCGAACTGCCCATCCGTGCCCAGCGCCACATCCACCCGGTCCGAGAATTCCCGGGTCGGGATCCTCCGGGTGGTCTCGATCTGCCCGACCAGGGACCCGGTGCAGTAGATGATGTCGCCGAGTTCCGTCTGCTTCAGCCCGGCAGCCTCCCGCAGACGCCGTAGCTCTGCGCCGTAGTAGTCCAGCGGAGAGGCGTCGGGATCGAGTTCGCGAATACAGACCATGGGCGGTCACCCCCAAGTACACGCCGTGCGGCGTACGTTCCGGTCAGCGACCGAGCGTAACGACCCCACCGCACCCCGGTACCGGAAACCGGGCAACCGCCCACCAACGGGTTACGCCCTCGGCGCCGGGCAGACCTGCCAGGCCAGGTGGTAGAGCGTGTTCACGCTCGCGTCCGTGGAGTCCATGGCCATGAAATTGGTCGAGGTCGGGCTGGACGTCCCGGCGTTCACGCGCAGCTCCGTGTTGATGTTGAAGTTGCGCTGCTCGCCACAGGGGGCCCAGACCAGGTCGGAGTACTCGGTCTTGTCGGTCGACTGCCAGTTGTCGTCCAGCGGGCCCGTGAACTGGTGGCTGCGCTGGGTCGTCTGCGGCATGCCCTGGAAGTAGTAGCCCGCGCGTTCCTGCCCCGACGCGCCGCGCTGGAGGGAGGCGAAGCCGCGGTAGTCGGCCTGGACGATCGCGTAGGTGAAGCCGGACGGCACGTGCACGCGCAGGTTGAGCTGGCAGTTCTTGCGGAAGGCGGTGGGCGGGGCGCCAGGGCCGACCTGGGCGAGGTACTCGCTGTAGGTGACCGTGAAGGCCGTGTTGTCCGGCGCGACGGCGACCTGCGCGGTGCCTTCGCGGCAGCCGGAGCCGTTGACGGTGGCGAGTTCGATCACGATCTTGTCGGGCGGGACGGTGATCGGTGTCGCGTGGGCCGGGGCCGCGGTGACGAGCAGCGCGGCGGTCGCCGCGGCGGCGAGCAGGGTTCGGGACAGGGAAGGAGACATCGATGTCACTCCTGGCCGTGAGGTGGTGGTACGGGCGGGTTTCAGGCGGCCGGACACTGCTTCCACTCGAAGTGGTAGACGGTGTTGACGCTGCCGTCCGTCGAATCCATGCTCATGAAGTTCAGGGTCTGCGGGCTGGACGTGCCCGCGTAGACGCGGAGTTCGGTGTTGACGTTGAGGATGCGGTCCTCGCCGCAGGCGGCCCAGACGAGGTCGGCGTAACCGGTCTGGTCGCTGGACTGCCAGTTGTCCGAGTACGGGCCCCCGAACTGGTGGGTCGTACGGGCCGTCTGTGAGGCGCCCTGGAAGTAGTACCCGGCGCGCTCCTGCCCGTAGGCGCCGCGCTGGAGGCTGGCGAAGCCGCGGTAGTCGGCGCGGGCGATGGCGTAGGTGAAGCCCTGGGGGACGTGGACCCGTAGGGCGAGCTGGCAGTTCTTGCGGAATTCCGTGCCGCCCGCGCCCGCTCCGGTCTGGGCGAGGTAGTCGCTGTAGGTGACGGTGAAGGCGGTGTTGTCGGGCGAGGCGGCGACATCGGCCGTACCCAGGGGGCAGCCGGAGCCGTTCGCCCCGACCACCTCCACGGTGACCCGGCCGGGTGGCACGTAGGCGGTGTCGTCGGCCTGGGCGGTGGCGCTGGGGACGGCCACGGCCGTCAGGGTCAGGGCCGCGGCCCCGAGGGCCAGTCTGCGCAGGGGCATGTCCGGTACTCCGTCCGGTGGGTGCGCGTACGGATCCGGAATGCGGATCCGCCTTGGGCATGCACATGCCACCACGGCGGGGTCGGCCCGGTAAGGACGGGATACGGACAACGCCCCCGCCCCCGGCCCATCCCCGCCCCCCTGGCCCGAACCCACGCCTCCGCTCCCCGCCCGGACCTCCCCATCAGCGCACCACCCCGAGCCCGGGTCCGCCCCTCCCCCGGGAATGTCCGGAACCAAGGAGCGGTCCCCCAACTCCGCCAAACGGAGTGGCTCTTGATGCGATGGGGGGTGGCTCCGACTTTCGCCCAAGACCCCACCGCCGCCTACGAGCGGAGACCGTACGACCGCGTCGAGCAGAGCCAGAAGCCGGCCGAGGCGAGCAGTGTGACCAGTCCGGATGACGGCACGTCATGATGACTGCATGACAGACGAATCGATCGGCCCGCGCGCCATCGCCGACAGCTACCTCAACCAGGTTGCGGCGCACGACCCGCTGGAAGCCGCGTGGCTGGGCCTGCACCCGGGCGACGAGCGGCAGCCGGACCTCTCGCCGGAGGGCTTCGAGGCCCACGCCGAAATCGCCCGCCGTGCCCTCGCCGCCCTCGATGCCGCCCCGGTGACGGTCGACCCCGCCGAGCAGGCCTGTGCCCGGCTGCTGCGGGAGCGTCTCACCGCCGAGCTCGCCGTGCAGGACTCCGGTGACAACTTCCGCCAGCTGCGCGCGATCGGTGCACACGTCCACCAGGTGCGCGACATCTTCACCTTCATGCCCACCGCCACCGACGAGGACTGGGCCGCCGTGGCCGGAAGGCTGCGCAATCTCCCCGGTGCGCTCGACGGCTACCGGACGACCATCACCGAGGGGATCTCCCGCGATTTGCTCGCCGCTCCTCGGCAGGTGGCCGTGGTCATCAGCCAGCTCACCGCCTGGACCGGACAGACGGCTGGACGGCAGGCGGGCGGCGGCGGCGCCGGTTGGTTCGCCGACTTCGTCGCGGACGGCCCCGAGTCGCTGCGCACCGAACTGGACACCGCCGCCCTACGAGCCACCGCCGCAGTCGCGGAGTTCCGGGATTGGATGCGGGATACCTACGCCCCCGCCGCCGCCCGCACGCCGGACGCCGTCGGCCGCGAGCGCTACCTGCGCGCCGTCCGCTACTGCACCGGTGCCGACCTCGACCTGGACGAGGCCTACGAGTGGGCCTGGAGCGAGTTCCACGGGACGCTTGCCGAGATGCGGATCGAGGCCGACCGCGTCCTGCCCGGCTCGACTCCTCTGGAAGCCATGCACCACCTTGAGCAGCACGGCCACGCGGTCAAGGGCGAGGAGGGCATCCGCGACTGGCTGCAGCGGATCATGGACGAGGCGATCGACGCCCTCGACGGCCACCACTTCGACTTCGCCGACCCGATACGCAAGGTCGAGTCCCTGATCGCACCTGCAGGGAGCGTCGGGGGGCCCTACTACTCGGGCCCCAGCCTCGACTTCAGCCGCCCCGGCCGGACCTACCTGCCCACCCTCGGCCGGGAGTCCTTCCCGACCTGGCAGCTCGTCAGCACCTGGTACCACGAGGGCGTGCCCGGCCACCACCTGCAGCTCGCCCAGTGGGTCGCCATGGCCGACCGGCTGAG
This is a stretch of genomic DNA from Streptomyces sp. NBC_00536. It encodes these proteins:
- a CDS encoding CAP domain-containing protein, with product MKPNSFATAVALLCGLFMTGPTSAVSAYALTASGPASDVKSPEKSPTCPSQNAPPGTGSQISDADAANIVRAHNDARREAIQKFHPGLPLVSVTWDAKLACDAQAWADDPASSQGGGLHHSSRATNGNEGENLFNAFPGPAQPMMALDPSVGFSWISEKAKFDADTNAPVNSNSASGTNFHAWGHYSQMVWMAPESPTTTVGCGVKEDVPVANSTGWILVCRYSAAGNINTQRAIPTGGGPVPPAPSSKAPFRGTSAVSQRDGHLDVFWIGPDGSVRTDWWDGANAAGAWSGHTSFNIAPPNSAAPNSAITTVSQKAGHLDVFWIGPDGSVRTDWWDGANAAGAWSGHTSFNIAPPNSAAPNSAISAVSQKDGHLDVFWIGPDGSIRTDWWDGGNAAGAWAGHGSFNIAPANSAAPTSGITTVSQRDGHLDVFWVGPDGSVRTDWWDGGSAAGAWGGHGSFNIAPANSAAPNSAITTVSQKAGHLDVFWIGPDGSVRTHWWDGANAAGAWAGHGSFNIAPANSAAPTSGITTVSQKNGHLDVFWIGPDGSVRTHWWDGGSAAGAWSGHGSFNIAPPNSATPNSAISAVSQKEGHLDVFWIGTDGSIGTDWWDGASAAGAWSGHGSFNIAPPNSAAPQ
- a CDS encoding VOC family protein; this translates as MLTNIMYVTLYVTDQDRALSFYTEQLGLEKRIDYPGPDGRFLTVAVPGSPVELILWSHAAAAGQPAEVVPNTTPGPVILESDDLLEDFKVLRDRGVTFDRAEPESYPYGVRIEAVDPDGNRISLRQRG
- a CDS encoding DUF397 domain-containing protein — its product is MDTTLNLAGAQWRKASYSGSGGGDCVECAPLGPAAWRKASYSGNTGGDCVEVAPQPHLVAVRDSKVPNGPVFTVGRTAFAAFVEAL
- a CDS encoding helix-turn-helix domain-containing protein; this encodes MVCIRELDPDASPLDYYGAELRRLREAAGLKQTELGDIIYCTGSLVGQIETTRRIPTREFSDRVDVALGTDGQFGRLVGLVLRSQLPSWFQAYAKLEARAAYISTYQAQVVYGLLQTEAYARAVLGADRPKNLDDLVAARLDRQRILDQECPPAVWVVLDEATLLREVGGRDVMREQLRHLLTFRDRQWLQIQVLPFSTGQHSATRGSFNLLRFDSDPDLFYAESYDIGHMTANPQVIKERSVGYARLQADALSVEDSAALIARVVEERYGYHPEPGGCAMA
- a CDS encoding DUF4360 domain-containing protein, translating into MSPSLSRTLLAAAATAALLVTAAPAHATPITVPPDKIVIELATVNGSGCREGTAQVAVAPDNTAFTVTYSEYLAQVGPGAPPTAFRKNCQLNLRVHVPSGFTYAIVQADYRGFASLQRGASGQERAGYYFQGMPQTTQRSHQFTGPLDDNWQSTDKTEYSDLVWAPCGEQRNFNINTELRVNAGTSSPTSTNFMAMDSTDASVNTLYHLAWQVCPAPRA
- a CDS encoding DUF4360 domain-containing protein, with product MPLRRLALGAAALTLTAVAVPSATAQADDTAYVPPGRVTVEVVGANGSGCPLGTADVAASPDNTAFTVTYSDYLAQTGAGAGGTEFRKNCQLALRVHVPQGFTYAIARADYRGFASLQRGAYGQERAGYYFQGASQTARTTHQFGGPYSDNWQSSDQTGYADLVWAACGEDRILNVNTELRVYAGTSSPQTLNFMSMDSTDGSVNTVYHFEWKQCPAA
- a CDS encoding DUF885 domain-containing protein, yielding MTDESIGPRAIADSYLNQVAAHDPLEAAWLGLHPGDERQPDLSPEGFEAHAEIARRALAALDAAPVTVDPAEQACARLLRERLTAELAVQDSGDNFRQLRAIGAHVHQVRDIFTFMPTATDEDWAAVAGRLRNLPGALDGYRTTITEGISRDLLAAPRQVAVVISQLTAWTGQTAGRQAGGGGAGWFADFVADGPESLRTELDTAALRATAAVAEFRDWMRDTYAPAAARTPDAVGRERYLRAVRYCTGADLDLDEAYEWAWSEFHGTLAEMRIEADRVLPGSTPLEAMHHLEQHGHAVKGEEGIRDWLQRIMDEAIDALDGHHFDFADPIRKVESLIAPAGSVGGPYYSGPSLDFSRPGRTYLPTLGRESFPTWQLVSTWYHEGVPGHHLQLAQWVAMADRLSRYQATLGIVSANIEGWALYAERLMDDLGYFADPGYRMGFLDEQMLRTIRVIIDIGMHLRLTIPADSGFHPGERWTPALATEFMATYNGTPAEERIGQIDRYLGWPGQAIGYKLGERAWLAGREAAQRRQGASFDLKTWHMKALSQGSLGLDDLVDNLAAL